In the Pedobacter cryoconitis genome, TTGTATGGTAGAATCTCTGACAACTGGCAAATTCTGCGCATTCGCCTTTCCAAAGCCCGCGGTGCACAGCAGGAAAAAAGTCATCAAAAAGTATTTATACATCGACCTATTAATGTAACGGGATTATTCCTTTGTGCAAATCTAAGATATTATTATTTCACATTCATGCTTTGCTACAGAATACCACGGCTGGGATGACTAGGGTCTTAGTTAAGTACGTATCCACATCAGGTCAGTAATGAGTCATAGTGAGCCCACGTATTTACGGGAAAAAGTGGACTCACGCCCTAGTCAACCAGACGCGTGTAATAACCTCCTCTTTACAAAAGCAGGTAGAAATTCAGGAATAAATAAGGAATTTTTAAAAGATTGGGCAATCAGCGACAGGCAAGATCCCTTCCTGATCTGTTTTCAGCACTTTGTCTTTGCCACTGCCTGTAATGATCCAGATGGAGTCGAAATCCTTTGGATTCCAGCTTAGTTTTTGGTGCTTGATTCCGAGCGCTTTGGCTAATGCAGGAATATTGCCATGGTTCCAAACTAATAGTACCGTTCCTTTTTTATGTTTAAGTTCTTTAGCAATACTGGCGTAATCTGCGCCATCAAAACTGCTGTTGATACTTAAATCGTATTTAACAGCAAAAGGGGTAATAGTCTGAAACATGCGCGAATGGCTGGTTTGGTTCCCATTCCCTAAAGAAGGTACATAGATCGCAGCTGGAACTCCAATCTTTTTAGCGAGTACATTGGCTAATTTTAAAGACCGGTTAAGCCCTTTACAGTTGAGGTTTTCATTCTTTTCTTGTTTTTCTCCATGACGGATGATGAAAATTTTAGTTTGCGATTTTACGAATAATGGTAAAATCAGGGTGTATATTATACAAAGAATGGTGAAGGCGGTTTTTTTCATGGGGTTTAATATTATTTCAATTGTAATTCGTAATGCACATTTCTCCCTGCTCCAAAGGAAGTTAAAATACCCATTTCGGCCAATGTTTGCAAATCACGTGTTGCGGTTGCTTTTGAAGTTTTAACTATGCTCATATATTTCTTAGCAGTCATCCCTCCTTGAAAACCATCCAGACCAGCTTCAAATATCCTGTTGATCACTTTTAGCTGCCTTTCATTTAATATTTTCATGTAACGATCAAAAAACATCGTTTTTTTCAATGTGAAGTCTATAGTTTGACGTGCCTCCTGTTGCGCTTTCAACACAATATTAACAAAGTATGTCAACCAATCTGTAATTTCATTATGCTGTTGTGCATCTCCCAAAGCTTTGTAGTAAGCTTTTCTATCAGCTTCAATCGTTTTTGAAAGACTCATCATAATTGGCTTAGTCAGTGTTTGTGACAAGGCTTTTTCTGCAATTGCCCGCCCTAAGCGCCCATTACCATCTTCAAAAGGATGAATACTTTCAAAATATAAATGTGCAATAGCAGCTCTTACCGGAGCACTGTAAATTTCTCCTTTTCCATTTGGCCCAGTTTCATTAAACCAGGTCACAAATTTCTCCATTTCTGCGTTAACCTCGTCAGATGGTGGTGCCTGAAAATGTATTTTTATCCTACCCATAGCACCTGAGATCACCTGCATGGGTTCTTTACCTTTCCTCCAAACTCCTTTATTTATTGTACTATAAGAAGACATCAATATTTCATGCCAGCTCCACAGTTTCTCGCAACTTAGTGGCTCTTTATACGTTTTCCGGACATCGACCATCAATTGTCCCACTCCCATAGCCTTTCGATCGAGAATAGCCTCTTGCTTTTCATTTAGTCCTAAATTATTACGGATAGAAGACATCAGATCTTGTCTGCTTAAAAATTCACCTTCGATCTCTGAAGTTTTGATAGCTTCGAGCAAAATAATTTCCAACAAGGCTTCTTGCTGTACATAAGCAGGAAGAGCTTGCAGCATTCCATCTATCACTCCTGCTTCTGTTGCAAAAGTATAAAGCACAGGTTCAATTGTATCGAGCCGATAACGAAAGTATGGCCAGTCAGGTAATTCCCAATTATAGAGCATGAGCCGATTAAATAATTATTCGG is a window encoding:
- a CDS encoding histidine phosphatase family protein; the encoded protein is MKKTAFTILCIIYTLILPLFVKSQTKIFIIRHGEKQEKNENLNCKGLNRSLKLANVLAKKIGVPAAIYVPSLGNGNQTSHSRMFQTITPFAVKYDLSINSSFDGADYASIAKELKHKKGTVLLVWNHGNIPALAKALGIKHQKLSWNPKDFDSIWIITGSGKDKVLKTDQEGILPVADCPIF
- a CDS encoding Fic family protein, encoding MLYNWELPDWPYFRYRLDTIEPVLYTFATEAGVIDGMLQALPAYVQQEALLEIILLEAIKTSEIEGEFLSRQDLMSSIRNNLGLNEKQEAILDRKAMGVGQLMVDVRKTYKEPLSCEKLWSWHEILMSSYSTINKGVWRKGKEPMQVISGAMGRIKIHFQAPPSDEVNAEMEKFVTWFNETGPNGKGEIYSAPVRAAIAHLYFESIHPFEDGNGRLGRAIAEKALSQTLTKPIMMSLSKTIEADRKAYYKALGDAQQHNEITDWLTYFVNIVLKAQQEARQTIDFTLKKTMFFDRYMKILNERQLKVINRIFEAGLDGFQGGMTAKKYMSIVKTSKATATRDLQTLAEMGILTSFGAGRNVHYELQLK